ACTCCATTGTGGCTCATCGGTTTCCCCCTGAAATCAAATGTGTATTTTGGACGCAAAAATTCGAGGCCTGAAGCTCGAACAGATGACGAGGCCCCATGCGAATCTCTGTCAGATCGATCAACCGCTCAATTTGCCGTCTCAGCTCGCGGGCGCAAAGAGCCGCCACCGGCCCTCGGAGACCACTTCGACGGTGCCATCGAGCACTTTGATAGCGGTCTGGTCGTCAATCCCGTAGGTGGGCACAGGGACCTCGGCCGCCATTCTTGCCACGTTGACCGTGGAACTCTCCGGGTGGCGCTCGTGATCGAGGTGTGGCAGCAAGGCAAAGTCCACCAGCCCCAGGCCCTGATCGATAACGAAGGGCCGCTTCGGGTCATCGTACGTCTCGCCGAACACCGGGGCCGTGACCATGCTGCCCGCACTAATGCCCACGTAGACGGTCTCACGGAGTGACGGCAGGAGATCGGCCAGCCCAGATTCCCGCATCCAGCGACACAGGTAATGGATGTCACCGCCATACACCAGCAGGGCGTCGGCCTCCTGCACTGCAGCCGTCCAGTACGCCTTGTCGATGCTGGGGAGAGCGGTTAGTTCCAGGACGCCCAGCGACTTCCACCCCAGTTCGCACATGGGACTGCTGGTGAGTCCGCTGATGAACCTGTGGGCCATGCCCGGCCCACCGGGGAAGGGGTAGATCGCCGTGGGAATACACAGGGCGCTGGCTTCAGAGATCGGCTTGCCCAGGAGGTCCACCAGGGCCGTGAGGAGGCTGGGATTCTTAATCCCGGCAGAAGTGAGCAGAAATTTCATCGGTTCTCTCCCTGGAGCGAGACGGAAAGCCGTAGGGTGCGACGCTGCCCTACTCCACCACCAGATGCTCAAAGACGCCGTCCAGAATCTCCTGAACAAACGCGCCCGTTACCCCTGCCTTTTCCCCAAATTGTCCTGTGACTCGGATGCTGGGAGACTGCGCCACCCGGAACACCACTTCCGTCTCTTCGCCGTACCTGTGCTGGATCCCCTGCTCCACCTC
The Deinococcus humi genome window above contains:
- a CDS encoding Type 1 glutamine amidotransferase-like domain-containing protein, producing the protein MKFLLTSAGIKNPSLLTALVDLLGKPISEASALCIPTAIYPFPGGPGMAHRFISGLTSSPMCELGWKSLGVLELTALPSIDKAYWTAAVQEADALLVYGGDIHYLCRWMRESGLADLLPSLRETVYVGISAGSMVTAPVFGETYDDPKRPFVIDQGLGLVDFALLPHLDHERHPESSTVNVARMAAEVPVPTYGIDDQTAIKVLDGTVEVVSEGRWRLFAPAS